One Lentimicrobiaceae bacterium genomic window, CGGGTATATTAACCCGTTATGGAATAGCTGTTTCGGGAATATGGGCAGAAGGAAGCTGGAAAAATTCCCTGCGGGATAGCTTTACGGTGGTAAATGTAACAACTGCTGAAAAAATGTTGCTTTGCAACAGGGAAAAAGAAGATGGCGACTATGCTTTCCGGAAATTTTATTTCAAAAAAAACGCCTTGCTATTTGGGCAAAAAGTCCTTGCAGAAACAAAATTTTCTCAACTTGTGATTATTGACGAAGTAGGCGGACTGGAACTGGGAGGCAACGGTTGGGCGGTAAGTATTGCTGAATTACTGAAAACAGGTAAACCCATGCTTTGGACGGTACGTAAATCCCTGGTTAATGAAATTATTACTGCATTTTTTTGTGGCGAATACTGTATCTTTCCTTGTGGTGAATTTTCGCCTGAACAGGTGGCTTATAAAATTCTTTCCTTTTTCCCGGAAAAAATTCAGGCAGGGAAGGGTTTGACCGGAAATTTTTAGGGGAAAGATCAAATTAAAAAAAAGAGTGTTACAACCTGTGGTCAACACTCTTTTTTCGAAAGGATAAAAAAAGTGATTATTCCTCTTCGTTTTCCTGTTCTTCGTATGCTTTCAGCAGGGCGGTTTGTACATCGGGAGGTACCTGAGCATACTCGGCAAATTTCATACCGTAGGTTGCCCGTCCGCTGGTCATTGAACTGATAGCAGTAGAATAACGGTTCATTTCAGCCAGGGGAACTTTTGCTTTTATCTTCTGATAGTTTCCTTCACTGTCCATTCCCATGATGATGGCACGACGTCCCTGGAGGTCGGTCATAATATCGCCCATTTTATCTTCGGGAACAATTACTTCTACATCGTAAATGGGTTCAAGAATTTTGGGACCTGCATTTTTAAACGCTTCTCTAAAGGCATTACGACCTGCCAGTTTGAAGGAAATTTCATTGGAATCAACGGGGTGCATTTTACCATCGTAAATATACACGGCAATATCGCGGGCGTAAGAACCGGTAAGAGGTCCTTCTTCCATTTTTTCCATGATTCCTTTCAAAATAGCTGGCATAAAACGTGCATCAATGGCGCCACCGACGATACAGTTGTGGAACATCAGCTTACCACCCCAGGGCATAATTTCTTCCTGCTGCCCTCTTACCGGAAATTCGGTAGGATGCACCATGTTTTCGCTCCAAGGTTGGATAAGCATGTGTACTTCGCCAAACTGACCAGCTCCACCAGATTGTTTTTTATGGCGGTACATGGATTTTGCCATTTTGGTAATGGTTTCGCGGTAAGGAATCTTGGGTGCGAAATATTCTATTTCAATTTTGTTGATTTTTTCGATATGCCATTTGGCAATGTTCAGGTGCATTTCACCCTGCCCCTGCAGGATAAGTTGTTTCAGTTCTTTCGAATAGCCTGGTAACAAGGTAGGGTCTACCTTGTTCATGTCGTTAAGAATGCCACCTAATTTTTCATCTTCGGATGAGTTTTTGGCTTTAACGGCTACACGATATTTAGGTTCGGGATACACGATAGGTTCGATAATATCATCTGCATTTTTTACCGAGTTTAAAGTATTGTTGGTAAACGTGCTCTTCAGTTTAATGGTGGCAGCAATATCACCGGCAACTACTTTTTCTACTTTTTCCCGGTTTTTCCCGTTAAAAGCAAAGAGTTGGGTGATGCGTTCCTTGCTGTTACGATTGGCATTAATCATATCCATGCCTTCGGTAATTTCACCGGCAAATACTTTAAAGAAAGATATTTCGCCGAGGTGCGATTCGATAGAAGTTTTAAAAACAAATGCCGATGCGGGGTCGGTAAGGCTACAGCTAAGGGCTTTGCCTTCGGTGGTTTTAATCGCAGGCATTTCGTTGGCTGAAGGCAGGCTTGAAGAAATAAATTCAAGAAGGCGGTTTATGCCGAAATTCAGTTTTGAGGAAATACAGAAAACAGGAAAAATTCCGCGTTTGATGATACCGAGTTTTAACCCTTTTTGGATTTCTTCTTCGGTAAGGGTTCCATTTTCAAAAAATAATTCCATCAGGGCGTCGTCGTTACCGGCTGCATTTTCAATAAGAGTATTGTGCAGTTCTTCTGCTTTTGCTTTTTCCGAATCGGGGATATCAGTAATTTCAGGTTTTCCGCCCCCTTCAGGAAATTTGTACATTTTCATCTGGAGCAGGTCTATCACGGAGTTAAAGCCATGTCCCGCATGCAAAGGATATTGAGTCAGTGTAATATTATTACCAAACTGGGCTTTAAGTTCACGCATTACTTCCTCGAAATTGGCTTTTTCGTGTTCAAGCTGGTTAACGACAAAAATTACAGGGGTATGGCTTTTAAGAGCATGCCTCCAGGTAATTTCTGTACCCACTTCCACGCCATTTTGTGCATTTACAACCATAACGGCAGTATCAGCTACTTTTAAAGCGGCGACTACTTCGCCAATAAAATCGTCGAAACCCGGGTTATCAATGATATTGATTTTTTTGCCTGCAAATTCTGTATATAAAATACTTGAATAAACTGAATTCTGACGTTCAAGTTCAATTTCGCGGTAATCGGAAACCGTATTTTTGTCTTCTACTGAGCCACGTCGGGTTATCATGCCCCCTTCAAGCAACATGGCTTCCGCAAGAGTGGTTTTTCCCGATTTTGCACCGCCGATCAGTGCAATGTTTTTAACTTCATTTGTTTGATATACCTTCATTTTTACTTATTTATAATTGAATGAAAACCTATGAAAAAGGGCTGCAAATGTATAAAAATTATGTTAGTAAAAAAATCTGAACAAATAAGTTTCTGAAATTTGCGAAATTAACAATTCGGTTCACGAAAAACACCGAGGGGATTACCTTGCGTTTTTGATACTGTTATGCACTTTTTGCCAGGCAGCATTATTGAGTTTGGCGCCAATAAGTTCTATTACCTTGCCAGCCAGTAATGAGCCGATTGCCCCACAGTTGTCGGGTGGTAATTGTTTTGTTAAACCGTAAATAAATCCGGAAGCATACAAGTCGCCGGCACCGGTAGTATCTATGCTGTTTGCGGTAACAGGCTGAATAGTATATAATTCATCGTTTTGTTTTACAAGCGACCCAGAAGCTCCGGTTTTCACTATGGCAATATCGCACATATTGGCAAGTAAATGTATGGCTTCTTCCGGAGCATTGCCAGTAAAGGCACGGGCTTCTTCTTCATTAGCAAAAATAATGTTTACATATTTATTTATAATTGCATCTAAAAACTCTATATTTTGTTCCACTACATTATAGCTGGCGAGATCAAGCGAAACCATGAGTCCGTTTTCGTGGGCTAATTGTACTGCTTTTTGTATCAGTTTGCGGTTTTGAACAAGATACCCCTCGATGTGCAAAAAATCGTAACCGGCAAAAATATCCGGGTGGAGATCGTCAGCAGAGAGTTCAATAGCGGAACCAAGATAAGTAGCAAATGTTCGTTCTGAATCGGGGCTGATAAATACTATGGCACATCCGGTTTCGCTTTTTCCCTGAAAAAGTATCGGACGAATTCCATTTTTTCGCATGTCGTCGGCAAAAAAGCGCCCAAAATCGTCCTGACCGGTTTTCCCAATAAAACTGGTTTCCACGCCCATATTTGCCAAACCGTGAATGGTATTGGCTGCTGAACCGCCCGAAGAGATTTCTTTTTTTAAGGCAATGGTTTGAGAATTAATCCTGCCGGATAAGTCAGCATCTACTAATTGCATACTTCCTTTTTTCAGATTAAAATGGTTGAGTAGTTGATCAGATTCGAGCCGGGTCATAATGTCAACTAGCGCATTGCCAATGCCTAATACTTTTTTCATGCTTTTACAGATTTCGATAGAAAAATTTTTGCAAAGATATTGTTTATAATAAAAGAATATGTAATTTTGCCCCGCTTTTGAAAAATCCTCCTTAGCTCAGTTGGTTAGAGCATCTGACTGTTAATCAGAGGGTCGCTGGTTCAAGTCCAGCAGGGGGAGCAAAAACCAAGCCGCAAATTTGACGTTGCGGCTTTTTTTGTTATGTATTATTTGTGTATTTTTTATTTTTAAAATTCCAACCTGCATTATATAGGTCATGTTAACGATATTGAAAAAGGTTAACTGAGTATAGCTTTTCTCAAAAAATACATTTACTTCCAAACATCGTCCCTGAAAAGTGTTTGCTTTGTTTGAATGTGGGCAAAAAAGAAAATTGTTTGAAAAAAAGGCTACCTTCATATTACAAGCAGCCGTTTCTTTATCGGGCTTATTTTATGTTAATTGTTATTTTCAATAAAGTGTGAGTCTACCAAAATACGTCCGCAGTATTCACAAACAATGATTTTGCGATGCATACGAATATCCAACTGACGCTGAGGGGGAATTTTACTGAAACAGCCGCCGCAGGCATCTCTTTCCACACTTACCACCGCAAGCCCGTTACGCATATTCTTACGGATACGTTTGTAGGCAGTAAGCAGGCGTTCTTCAATAAATTTTTGATTTTCTTCTGACTGTTTAACCAACGACAGTTCTTCTTTTTCGGTTTCGGTGATAATGTCGTTTAATTCAGCTTTTTTAATAGCAAGGTCATTTTTACGCTCTTCAAGTATTTTTCGTGCTTCTTCAATTTCTTGTTTTTTTTGCTGAAGACTAAACGAGAACTCACGGATACGCTTCTCTGAAAGCTGTATTTCAAGGTTCTGAAATTCAATTTCTTTGGTAAGAGAATCGTATTCACGGTTGTTTCTTACGTTCATTTGCTGTTCTTCGTATTTTTTAATGAGCGTATTACTGTCTTTTATGGCTAATTCCTTTTCATTTATTGTTTTCTCAAACATTTCCATCTCCTGAGCATGGTTTTCAATGCGAGTTTCCAGCCCGGCAATTTCGTCTTCAAGATCTTCCACTTCAAGTGGAAGTTCGCCACGGATAATTCTGATTTTATCAATCTTAGAATCTATTTGCTGAAGGTGATACAATGCATGCAATTTTTTTTCAATGGTTATTTCTATATTTTCATCACCGGAGGCATTTCTGGCAACAGCCAGAATATCAACGTCTGGAAGGGCTTCTTCAACAGGATTGATCACTTGAGGGTCTTTTGATTTTTCCGGAATATCTTGTGTTTTGTTGCTTTTTAAAAGTACTTTTGCCATAAAATTTGTTTTATGTAATTATTTTACAAATAGTTAACGGGGTTAGTTTCTGTAGTTGAAATTCGGACTGCAAAGGTAGAATTTTTTTTATTAAGTAGGTTAAATAATAATTCTTTAGCAAATTGTTCACTTTCAAAATGACCTATATCGGCAATTACGATCCGCTTTTCTGACTGTTGAAAATCGTGATATTTGATATCTCCGGAAATAAATACGTCTGCATCTGCAGCAATAGCTTCTTTTATTAAAAAACTTCCCGAGCCCCCACATACTGCAACTTTTTTAACGGGCTTATTTAATAATTCAGAATGACGGATCATACCTGTTTTTACGATGTTTTTAACTTTCATTAAAAAGTCATACTCTTTTTCATCATATTCTGTTTCTCCAATCATGCCTGCTCCTGCTAATGACAATGCATTGGCAAGAGGGACAATGTCGTAGGCTACTTCTTCGTATGGATGATTTTGTATCAATGCTTTCAGCAAGCGGTTTTCGATAAACTCAGGATAAATTACTTCAATCTTAATCTCTTTTTCTTCATGTATCTGATTTACTTCACCTACAAAAGGATTGGCAGATTCGTTGGCACGAAAAGTACCCCATCCTGCCGAATTAAAACTACAGGCATCATAGTTTCCAATATTTCCTGCCCCGGCATCAAAAAGTGCTTTGCGAACTTGATTTGCATTCATTTCGGGGCAAAATGTAATTAACTTGCGAAGAATGTTTTTTTTAGGAGAAAGTATCCGGGTATTTTTCAAACCTAATTTTTTACAAAGTATTTGATTTACGCCTCCGGAAACGTTGTCAAGATTAGTATGCGCGGCATAAACGGCAATATTGTGAATTAGTGCTTTTTGTACTATTTTCTCTGTTGGAGTTTCTCCGTTAAATTTTTTCAATCCTGAGAAAATTAATGGATGGTGTGAAATAATAAGATCGCAGTTTTCCGCTATTGCTTCCTCTATTACAGCCTCTGTAACATCAATGCATATAAGAACATGGTTTACATTTTTCCCGATGTTTCCTATTATCAGTCCGGAATTGTCGTAATGCTCCTGTAGGGATAAAGGGGCAATATTTTCGATTTCTTTACAAATTTCTGAAAGTTTCATGATAGAAAATTAGATAAAACGGTATAATACAAACGAATAATGTATATTCTCTTACATTTTACAAAATAAAATAAAATTTGCAGTAAATTAAAATACAAATAATGAAAACTATTGTATTTTTATAACGTGGATTTTCTGGGTTTCATACTCCTTCCTTTCTCTTTACTATATGGATTAGTTATAGTGCTGAGAAACAAATTATTCGATTGGAAAATTTTACCTTCGGAACGATTTTCCTTACCAGTAATTTGCGTGGGAAACCTTAGTGCCGGAGGCACCGGAAAAACTCCACATGTTGAATATTTAATCCGTTTATTAGATAAACAATGTACTATTGCCACTCTCAGCCGGGGATATGGACGAAAAACCCGTGGT contains:
- a CDS encoding elongation factor G; this encodes MKVYQTNEVKNIALIGGAKSGKTTLAEAMLLEGGMITRRGSVEDKNTVSDYREIELERQNSVYSSILYTEFAGKKINIIDNPGFDDFIGEVVAALKVADTAVMVVNAQNGVEVGTEITWRHALKSHTPVIFVVNQLEHEKANFEEVMRELKAQFGNNITLTQYPLHAGHGFNSVIDLLQMKMYKFPEGGGKPEITDIPDSEKAKAEELHNTLIENAAGNDDALMELFFENGTLTEEEIQKGLKLGIIKRGIFPVFCISSKLNFGINRLLEFISSSLPSANEMPAIKTTEGKALSCSLTDPASAFVFKTSIESHLGEISFFKVFAGEITEGMDMINANRNSKERITQLFAFNGKNREKVEKVVAGDIAATIKLKSTFTNNTLNSVKNADDIIEPIVYPEPKYRVAVKAKNSSEDEKLGGILNDMNKVDPTLLPGYSKELKQLILQGQGEMHLNIAKWHIEKINKIEIEYFAPKIPYRETITKMAKSMYRHKKQSGGAGQFGEVHMLIQPWSENMVHPTEFPVRGQQEEIMPWGGKLMFHNCIVGGAIDARFMPAILKGIMEKMEEGPLTGSYARDIAVYIYDGKMHPVDSNEISFKLAGRNAFREAFKNAGPKILEPIYDVEVIVPEDKMGDIMTDLQGRRAIIMGMDSEGNYQKIKAKVPLAEMNRYSTAISSMTSGRATYGMKFAEYAQVPPDVQTALLKAYEEQENEEE
- a CDS encoding adenosine kinase, whose protein sequence is MKKVLGIGNALVDIMTRLESDQLLNHFNLKKGSMQLVDADLSGRINSQTIALKKEISSGGSAANTIHGLANMGVETSFIGKTGQDDFGRFFADDMRKNGIRPILFQGKSETGCAIVFISPDSERTFATYLGSAIELSADDLHPDIFAGYDFLHIEGYLVQNRKLIQKAVQLAHENGLMVSLDLASYNVVEQNIEFLDAIINKYVNIIFANEEEARAFTGNAPEEAIHLLANMCDIAIVKTGASGSLVKQNDELYTIQPVTANSIDTTGAGDLYASGFIYGLTKQLPPDNCGAIGSLLAGKVIELIGAKLNNAAWQKVHNSIKNAR
- a CDS encoding C4-type zinc ribbon domain-containing protein, with product MAKVLLKSNKTQDIPEKSKDPQVINPVEEALPDVDILAVARNASGDENIEITIEKKLHALYHLQQIDSKIDKIRIIRGELPLEVEDLEDEIAGLETRIENHAQEMEMFEKTINEKELAIKDSNTLIKKYEEQQMNVRNNREYDSLTKEIEFQNLEIQLSEKRIREFSFSLQQKKQEIEEARKILEERKNDLAIKKAELNDIITETEKEELSLVKQSEENQKFIEERLLTAYKRIRKNMRNGLAVVSVERDACGGCFSKIPPQRQLDIRMHRKIIVCEYCGRILVDSHFIENNN
- a CDS encoding Nif3-like dinuclear metal center hexameric protein, which encodes MKLSEICKEIENIAPLSLQEHYDNSGLIIGNIGKNVNHVLICIDVTEAVIEEAIAENCDLIISHHPLIFSGLKKFNGETPTEKIVQKALIHNIAVYAAHTNLDNVSGGVNQILCKKLGLKNTRILSPKKNILRKLITFCPEMNANQVRKALFDAGAGNIGNYDACSFNSAGWGTFRANESANPFVGEVNQIHEEKEIKIEVIYPEFIENRLLKALIQNHPYEEVAYDIVPLANALSLAGAGMIGETEYDEKEYDFLMKVKNIVKTGMIRHSELLNKPVKKVAVCGGSGSFLIKEAIAADADVFISGDIKYHDFQQSEKRIVIADIGHFESEQFAKELLFNLLNKKNSTFAVRISTTETNPVNYL